The following coding sequences are from one Rhineura floridana isolate rRhiFlo1 chromosome 2, rRhiFlo1.hap2, whole genome shotgun sequence window:
- the STEAP3 gene encoding metalloreductase STEAP3: protein MYTLLSLPRCLGPRGALTKMPAADMAKPLLGRQNVASDTSFTPATGSKTIGILGSGDFARSLSMRLVCSGFKVVIGSRNPKRNASLFPSAVEVTFQADAIKKTDIIFVAIFREHYTTLCDLSDELSGKILVDVSNNAEVNHHKESNAEYLASLFPACTVVKGFNVISAWTLQSGPRDGNKQVFICSDYQEAKHAVAEIVHMLGFTPMDMGSLSSACEIENIPLRLLPAWKIPVFLALGLFLCFYTYNFIRQVLHPYIREQKSKFYKIPVEVVNTTLPCVAYVMLSLVYLPGVLAAIFQLYHCTKYRRFPDWLDQWLQHRKQIGLLSFFCAALHAVYSLCLPMRRSHRYLLLNEAVKQVEKKTDAWVEEEVWRMEIYISFGIMALGLLSLLAITSLPSISNSLNWREFSFIQSTLGFVALVISTLHTLTYGWTRAFDENQYKFYLPPTFTLTLLVPCGVILAKLFFHLPCMNQRLRLIRNGWERGRYVKFILPRASGEFSSGESSSTV, encoded by the exons CTTACCAAGATGCCAGCAGCCGACATGGCAAAGCCACTCCTAGGTCGACAAAATGTGGCAAGTGACACAAGCTTTACCCCAGCTACTGGCAGCAAGACAATTGGGATTCTGGGAAGTGGTGACTTTGCACGCTCCCTGTCTATGCGCCTGGTATGCTCAGGTTTCAAAGTGGTGATCGGAAGCCGGAATCCAAAGCGCAACGCTAGCCTCTTCCCTTCAGCAGTTGAAGTAACTTTCCAGGCAGATGCTATAAAGAAGACAGATATCATCTTTGTGGCAATTTTCAGagaacactacaccacactctgcGACCTCAGCGATGAGCTGTCTGGCAAAATACTGGTGGATGTAAGCAACAATGCTGAAGTAAACCATCACAAAGAATCAAATGCCGAATATTTGGCATCACTTTTCCCAGCATGCACTGTTGTCAAAGGATTTAACGTCATCTCAGCATGGACATTACAGTCAGGCCCTAGGGATGGGAATAAGCAG GTCTTCATATGCTCTGACTACCAAGAAGCCAAACATGCCGTTGCTGAAATTGTTCACATGCTGGGGTTCACTCCCATGGACATGGGCTCCTTATCTTCAGCCTGTGAGATTGAGAACATTCCACTGCGGCTCCTCCCTGCCTGGAAGATCCCTGTCTTCTTGGCCCTGGGTCTCTTTCTCTGCTTCTACACGTACAACTTCATCCGGCAGGTTTTGCACCCTTACATTCGGGAACAAAAGAGCAAGTTTTACAAGATCCCCGTAGAGGTCGTCAACACCACACTGCCTTGCGTTGCCTATGTGATGCTGTCCCTTGTCTACCTGCCTGGAGTGCTTGCAGCCattttccaactctaccattgcACAAAGTACAGGCGCTTCCCCGACTGGCTTGACCAGTGGCTGCAGCACAGGAAGCAGATAGGTCTGCTAAGTTTCTTCTGTGCAGCTCTGCATGCTGTGTACAGTTTGTGCCTACCAATGCGGCGATCCCATCGTTACCTGTTACTCAATGAAGCTGTAAAGCAG GTGGAGAAGAAAACGGATGCCTGGGTAGAGGAAGAAGTCTGGAGGATGGAGATTTACATCTCTTTTGGCATCATGGCCTTGGGTTTGCTCTCCTTACTTGCCATAACTTCACTTCCTTCCATCTCCAACTCTCTCAACTGGAGGGAATTCAGTTTCATTCAG TCCACCCTTGGCTTTGTTGCTCTGGTGATCAGCACTCTCCACACCCTGACTTATGGCTGGACCAGGGCCTTTGATGAAAACCAGTACAAGTTCTACTTGCCTCCAACCTTTACCCTCACACTGCTGGTACCGTGTGGCGTTATACTGGCAAAACTCTTCTTCCACCTCCCTTGCATGAACCAAAGACTGAGGCTCATCAGGAACGGGTGGGAAAGGGGAAGGTATGTCAAGTTCATCTTGCCCAGAGCATCAGGGGAATTCTCAAgcggagaaagcagcagcactgTGTGA
- the C2H2orf76 gene encoding UPF0538 protein C2orf76 homolog isoform X2 has translation MHESTANGDLQILYIPPMETSRKFAFKTVCFRVWTGFKIYTFILNDNLWLTHMSSEVATVTVRLVRSFEHRNFKPVVYHDVNLDHTVKEFIEFVKKDVALRTGLPPPFKKYRYDKMKIIHQAHGSKTNELVVSLEDDDKLILPEDSTLRAAGVANETELAFFCMDDYRKYKANPVATW, from the exons ATGCATGAGAGCACAGCAAACGGTGATCTCCAGATTTTATACATT CCTCCAATGGAAACTTCAAGGAAATTTGCGTTCAAGACAGTCTGTTTTCGTGTTTGGACTGGTTTCAAAATATatacttttattttaaatg ATAATTTGTGGCTAACTCACATGTCCTCAGAAGTTGCTACTGTCACTGTTCGCCTAGTTCGCTCCTTCGAGCACCGTAATTTTAAACCTGTTGTGTACCATGATGTCAACCTGGATCATACTGTTAAAGAGTTTATTGAATTTGTGAAGAAGG ATGTGGCATTAAGGACTGGacttccacctccttttaaaaaatatagataTG ACAAAATGAAGATTATTCACCAGGCGCATGGCTCTAAG ACCAATGAACTTGTCGTGAGTTTAGAAGATGATGACAAACTAATTTTGCCAGAGGACAGCACCCTGAGAGCAGCAGGAGTAG CAAATGAAACAGAGTTAGCATTTTTCTGCATGGATGATTACAGAAAATATAAAGCCAATCCTGTTGCAACCTGGTGA
- the C2H2orf76 gene encoding UPF0538 protein C2orf76 homolog isoform X5, translated as MGSCDNLWLTHMSSEVATVTVRLVRSFEHRNFKPVVYHDVNLDHTVKEFIEFVKKDVALRTGLPPPFKKYRYDKMKIIHQAHGSKTNELVVSLEDDDKLILPEDSTLRAAGVEEEVLDLLVERIVTALNLCGSFSSAVSPVNN; from the exons ATGGGGAGCTGTG ATAATTTGTGGCTAACTCACATGTCCTCAGAAGTTGCTACTGTCACTGTTCGCCTAGTTCGCTCCTTCGAGCACCGTAATTTTAAACCTGTTGTGTACCATGATGTCAACCTGGATCATACTGTTAAAGAGTTTATTGAATTTGTGAAGAAGG ATGTGGCATTAAGGACTGGacttccacctccttttaaaaaatatagataTG ACAAAATGAAGATTATTCACCAGGCGCATGGCTCTAAG ACCAATGAACTTGTCGTGAGTTTAGAAGATGATGACAAACTAATTTTGCCAGAGGACAGCACCCTGAGAGCAGCAGGAGTAG AAGAGGAAGTCCTTGACCTGCTGGTGGAAAGAATTGTGACTGCTCTGAACCTTTGTGGGTCCTTTAGCTCTGCTGTATCCCCTGTGAATAATTAG
- the C2H2orf76 gene encoding UPF0538 protein C2orf76 homolog isoform X4 translates to MGDQEPPMETSRKFAFKTVCFRVWTGFKIYTFILNDNLWLTHMSSEVATVTVRLVRSFEHRNFKPVVYHDVNLDHTVKEFIEFVKKDVALRTGLPPPFKKYRYDKMKIIHQAHGSKTNELVVSLEDDDKLILPEDSTLRAAGVEEEVLDLLVERIVTALNLCGSFSSAVSPVNN, encoded by the exons ATGGGAGATCAAGAA CCTCCAATGGAAACTTCAAGGAAATTTGCGTTCAAGACAGTCTGTTTTCGTGTTTGGACTGGTTTCAAAATATatacttttattttaaatg ATAATTTGTGGCTAACTCACATGTCCTCAGAAGTTGCTACTGTCACTGTTCGCCTAGTTCGCTCCTTCGAGCACCGTAATTTTAAACCTGTTGTGTACCATGATGTCAACCTGGATCATACTGTTAAAGAGTTTATTGAATTTGTGAAGAAGG ATGTGGCATTAAGGACTGGacttccacctccttttaaaaaatatagataTG ACAAAATGAAGATTATTCACCAGGCGCATGGCTCTAAG ACCAATGAACTTGTCGTGAGTTTAGAAGATGATGACAAACTAATTTTGCCAGAGGACAGCACCCTGAGAGCAGCAGGAGTAG AAGAGGAAGTCCTTGACCTGCTGGTGGAAAGAATTGTGACTGCTCTGAACCTTTGTGGGTCCTTTAGCTCTGCTGTATCCCCTGTGAATAATTAG
- the C2H2orf76 gene encoding UPF0538 protein C2orf76 homolog isoform X3, with protein MHESTANDNLWLTHMSSEVATVTVRLVRSFEHRNFKPVVYHDVNLDHTVKEFIEFVKKDVALRTGLPPPFKKYRYDKMKIIHQAHGSKTNELVVSLEDDDKLILPEDSTLRAAGVEEEVLDLLVERIVTALNLCGSFSSAVSPVNN; from the exons ATGCATGAGAGCACAGCAAACG ATAATTTGTGGCTAACTCACATGTCCTCAGAAGTTGCTACTGTCACTGTTCGCCTAGTTCGCTCCTTCGAGCACCGTAATTTTAAACCTGTTGTGTACCATGATGTCAACCTGGATCATACTGTTAAAGAGTTTATTGAATTTGTGAAGAAGG ATGTGGCATTAAGGACTGGacttccacctccttttaaaaaatatagataTG ACAAAATGAAGATTATTCACCAGGCGCATGGCTCTAAG ACCAATGAACTTGTCGTGAGTTTAGAAGATGATGACAAACTAATTTTGCCAGAGGACAGCACCCTGAGAGCAGCAGGAGTAG AAGAGGAAGTCCTTGACCTGCTGGTGGAAAGAATTGTGACTGCTCTGAACCTTTGTGGGTCCTTTAGCTCTGCTGTATCCCCTGTGAATAATTAG
- the C2H2orf76 gene encoding UPF0538 protein C2orf76 homolog isoform X1, giving the protein MHESTANGDLQILYIPPMETSRKFAFKTVCFRVWTGFKIYTFILNDNLWLTHMSSEVATVTVRLVRSFEHRNFKPVVYHDVNLDHTVKEFIEFVKKDVALRTGLPPPFKKYRYDKMKIIHQAHGSKTNELVVSLEDDDKLILPEDSTLRAAGVEEEVLDLLVERIVTALNLCGSFSSAVSPVNN; this is encoded by the exons ATGCATGAGAGCACAGCAAACGGTGATCTCCAGATTTTATACATT CCTCCAATGGAAACTTCAAGGAAATTTGCGTTCAAGACAGTCTGTTTTCGTGTTTGGACTGGTTTCAAAATATatacttttattttaaatg ATAATTTGTGGCTAACTCACATGTCCTCAGAAGTTGCTACTGTCACTGTTCGCCTAGTTCGCTCCTTCGAGCACCGTAATTTTAAACCTGTTGTGTACCATGATGTCAACCTGGATCATACTGTTAAAGAGTTTATTGAATTTGTGAAGAAGG ATGTGGCATTAAGGACTGGacttccacctccttttaaaaaatatagataTG ACAAAATGAAGATTATTCACCAGGCGCATGGCTCTAAG ACCAATGAACTTGTCGTGAGTTTAGAAGATGATGACAAACTAATTTTGCCAGAGGACAGCACCCTGAGAGCAGCAGGAGTAG AAGAGGAAGTCCTTGACCTGCTGGTGGAAAGAATTGTGACTGCTCTGAACCTTTGTGGGTCCTTTAGCTCTGCTGTATCCCCTGTGAATAATTAG
- the C2H2orf76 gene encoding UPF0538 protein C2orf76 homolog isoform X6: protein MSSEVATVTVRLVRSFEHRNFKPVVYHDVNLDHTVKEFIEFVKKDVALRTGLPPPFKKYRYDKMKIIHQAHGSKTNELVVSLEDDDKLILPEDSTLRAAGVEEEVLDLLVERIVTALNLCGSFSSAVSPVNN from the exons ATGTCCTCAGAAGTTGCTACTGTCACTGTTCGCCTAGTTCGCTCCTTCGAGCACCGTAATTTTAAACCTGTTGTGTACCATGATGTCAACCTGGATCATACTGTTAAAGAGTTTATTGAATTTGTGAAGAAGG ATGTGGCATTAAGGACTGGacttccacctccttttaaaaaatatagataTG ACAAAATGAAGATTATTCACCAGGCGCATGGCTCTAAG ACCAATGAACTTGTCGTGAGTTTAGAAGATGATGACAAACTAATTTTGCCAGAGGACAGCACCCTGAGAGCAGCAGGAGTAG AAGAGGAAGTCCTTGACCTGCTGGTGGAAAGAATTGTGACTGCTCTGAACCTTTGTGGGTCCTTTAGCTCTGCTGTATCCCCTGTGAATAATTAG